From the Candidatus Rokuibacteriota bacterium genome, the window GGTGCCCGTGCCCGGGCCTTCGGCCGTCGTGGCGGCGCTGTCGGCCGCCGGCGTTCCCGCCGACCGCTTCATCTTCGACGGCTTCCTGCCGGTCAAGCCCGGGCGGCGGCTCCACCGCCTCGCGGCGCTCCGCGCGCTCCAGATGACCGTGGTCTACTACGAATCGCCCCATCGGCTGCTGGCCTCCCTCGCGGCCGCGGCCGAGGTCTTCGGCGAGGTGCCGATGGTGGCCGGGCGCGAGCTCACCAAGCAGTTCGAGGAGATCGTCGAGGGCACGCCCCGGACGCTCCACCGGCGCTTCGCCTCGGGACCTGTCCGCGGGGAATTCACCCTCATCATCCCGTATACTAAGAGGCCATGCGTATCCCGCGGGCCCTGACGATCGCTGGGTCGGACTCCGGCGGCGGCGCGGGCATCCAGGCCGACCTCAAGACCTTCTCCGCCTTCCGCGTCTTCGGCATGTCCGTCATCACGGCGGTCACCGCCCAGAACTCGCTGGGCGTGCAGGGAGTCGAGAACCTGCCCCCTGCCTTCGTGGCCCGGCAGCTCCGCTCGGTGCTGTCGGACTTCGGTGCCGACGCGGCCAAGTGCGGGATGCTCTCCACGGCACCCATCATCGACGCCGTCGCCGAGGTGCTGGCCGAGTGCCCGATCGGCCAGCTGGTGGTGGATCCGGTGATGGTCGCCAAGTCCGGCGACCCGCTCCTCCGCCCCGACGCGCGCCAGGCCCTCGTCGGGCGCATCCTTCCCCTGGCCCTGGTGGTGACGCCCAACCTCCCCGAAGCCGAGGCGCTCAGTGGCATCCCGGTGAGGGGCCGCCAGGCGATGGAGGAGGCGGCCCGCCGCATTCACGCGCTGGGGCCCCGGCACGTGCTCGTCAAGGGCGGCCACCTCCCGGGGGATGCGGTGGACCTTCTCTGGGACGGGCGCGCGTTCACGGCCTTCTCCGCCCCGCGCGTGGACAGCCCCAACACCCACGGCACCGGGTGCACGTTCTCGGCCGCCATCGCCGCCGGGCTGGCACTTGGCCAGTCGCTGATCGAGGCGGTGCGCCGGGCCAAGGCCTACGTGACGCGCGCCATCCAGGAAGGCTTCCAGGCCGGACGCGGGGTGGGGCAGCTGCGCCACTTCCTCACGGACTGGGCATGACCGACACCGACGACGCGAAGATGTCGTTCATGGAGCACCTGGGGGAGCTCCGCACCCGGATCATCTGGAGCCTCGTGCCCGCCGGCCTCGGGCTCCTCGTCGCGTTCCACTACTCCGACCGCATCCTGAGATTCATCGCGCGCCCGCTGGCCAAGACCGGCTCGCAGCTCGTCTTCCTCTCGCCGACGGAGGCCTTCTGGACGAGCATGAAGATCGCCATGATCGCCGGCCTGTTCCTGGCCATGCCGGTGATCCTCTGGAACGTCTGGGCCTTCGTCGCCCCGGGACTGCACAAGCACGAGCGCCGCTACGCGGGGCCGTTCGTCCTCATCGGCTCGTTGCTCTTCCTGGGCGGGGGCGCCTTCGCGCTGCTCGTGGTGGTGCCCTTCGCCATCAACTTCCTCGTGGGCTTTGGCCAGGCGCAGGGCATCAAGGACATGATCTCCGTCTCGAGCCACGTGGACTTCGTGGTCAAGTTCACGCTCGCCTTCGGCCTGGTCTTCGAGATGCCGGTGGTGATCACGCTGCTCTCCATGCTCGGGGTGGTGACGCCGCAGTTCCTGTCGCGCAACCGCAAGTACGCCATCCTCATCAACTTCCTCATCGCCGCGATTCTCACGCCGACCCCCGATGCCGTGAACCAGACGCTCATGGCCGGGCCCCTGATCGTGCTCTACGAGGTCGGGATCCTCTCCGCCCGCATCTTCGGCCGGCGCGCCAGGAAGGCCGCCCCCGCGGCGGCCCCGGCGGCCCCCTCGGACGCCAGATGAGCGCCGCGCTCGAGTTCGCTGCCCTCGACCTGCCGGAGCCGGTGCGGCAGGGGATCCGAGACGCGGGGTTCGCGGCGGCGACCGCCATCCAGGAGGCGGCGCTGCCCCTGGCGCTCAAGGGCAAGGACGTGGCGGGCCAGTCGCAGACCGGCACAGGGAAGACCGCCGCCTTCCTGATCGCCGCCTTCACCCGCTGCCTGCGCCACCCGGCGCCGCCCCGGAGCGGGCCGACGGCGCCCCGCGTGCTGATCATCGCCCCCACCCGCGAGCTGGTCGTGCAGATCCGGGCCGACGCGACCCTCCTGGGGGCCCACACGGGGCTGCGCATCCTGGCCGTCTACGGCGGCGTGGACTACGCCAAGCAGCGCGACGAGCTGGGGGAGGCCTGCGACGTCCTGGTGGGCACGCCCGGCCGGCTCATCGACTACCTCAAGCAGCACGTCTGGTCTCCGGCGCGGGTGGAGGTGCTCGTCATCGACGAGGCCGACCGGATGTTCGACATGGGCTTCATCGCCGACCTGCGCTTCATCCTGCGGAAGCTGCCGCGGCCGGAGAAGCGGCAGTCCTTCCTCTTCTCGGCGACCCTGTCCTTCCGCGTGATGGAGCTGACGTGGGAGTTCATGAACAACCCCACGCAGATCACCATCACGCCCCAGCAGAAGACGGCGGAGAACGCCGAGCAGGTGCTCTACCACGTGGGCCGCGAGGAGAAGTTCAGCCTCCTGCTCGGATTGCTCAAGCGCGAAGGCGGCAGCCGCATCCTGATGTTCGCCAACACGCGCGAGGAGGCCCGCCGGCTCGAGGATCGCCTGGGCCGCAACGGCTGGCAGGCCCGGGCCCTGACGGGGGATGTGGACCAGAAGCGGCGACTCACGCTGCTCGGCGACTTCAAGGAGGGGACGCTCCCCATCCTCGTGGCCACGGACGTGGCCTCGCGAGGACTCCACATCGAGGGCGTGAGCCATGTGATCAACTGGGACCTGCCGCAGGACGCCGAGGACTACGTCCACCGCATCGGCCGCACGGCGCGGGCGGGTGCGGCCGGCAAGGCCATCAGCCTCGCCGACGAGGCGGGGGCGCTCGAGCTCGAGGCCATCGAGAAGTTCATCGGGGAGAAGATCCGGGTCGAGTGGGCCGAGGACGACTGCTACCTGCCCGAGATCAAGCCCACCAGCGAGGAGCGCCGCCGCTACGCCGAGGAGAAGCGCCAGCGGCTGGCCGCTCGCGGCGGTCGCGACCGCGGCGGCCCGGGGCGTCCGGGCGGGACCCATGTCGGGCGGCCCGGCGGCTCGCAGGCCGGGCGACCCGGCGGGCCGTCGCGGGGCCCCCGCCGCGGCCGCAGCTAACCCGTTTCCCCCGGGCCCCGCCGGCACCGCATCACCGGCCTCCGGCCCCCAGGGCGCTCAGAAGGGCGCCCTGGGGCTAGAAGCGGCGGCGGCCGCCGAGCTGCTTCTTGCGCAGCCGGAGCGACTTCGGGGTGACCTCGAGCAATTCGTCCTCGCGAATCCACTCGAGGCACTGCTCGAGGCTCATC encodes:
- the rsmI gene encoding 16S rRNA (cytidine(1402)-2'-O)-methyltransferase, with translation MSVGTLYVVATPIGNLEDLTLRALRVLKEVDLVACEDTRRTRGLLTHFGIPGAVTSYFEHNKLRKGETLLGALRDGKSLALVTDAGTPGISDPGFLLVRQAREAGIPVVPVPGPSAVVAALSAAGVPADRFIFDGFLPVKPGRRLHRLAALRALQMTVVYYESPHRLLASLAAAAEVFGEVPMVAGRELTKQFEEIVEGTPRTLHRRFASGPVRGEFTLIIPYTKRPCVSRGP
- the thiD gene encoding bifunctional hydroxymethylpyrimidine kinase/phosphomethylpyrimidine kinase, coding for MRIPRALTIAGSDSGGGAGIQADLKTFSAFRVFGMSVITAVTAQNSLGVQGVENLPPAFVARQLRSVLSDFGADAAKCGMLSTAPIIDAVAEVLAECPIGQLVVDPVMVAKSGDPLLRPDARQALVGRILPLALVVTPNLPEAEALSGIPVRGRQAMEEAARRIHALGPRHVLVKGGHLPGDAVDLLWDGRAFTAFSAPRVDSPNTHGTGCTFSAAIAAGLALGQSLIEAVRRAKAYVTRAIQEGFQAGRGVGQLRHFLTDWA
- the tatC gene encoding twin-arginine translocase subunit TatC; translation: MTDTDDAKMSFMEHLGELRTRIIWSLVPAGLGLLVAFHYSDRILRFIARPLAKTGSQLVFLSPTEAFWTSMKIAMIAGLFLAMPVILWNVWAFVAPGLHKHERRYAGPFVLIGSLLFLGGGAFALLVVVPFAINFLVGFGQAQGIKDMISVSSHVDFVVKFTLAFGLVFEMPVVITLLSMLGVVTPQFLSRNRKYAILINFLIAAILTPTPDAVNQTLMAGPLIVLYEVGILSARIFGRRARKAAPAAAPAAPSDAR
- a CDS encoding DEAD/DEAH box helicase, which gives rise to MSAALEFAALDLPEPVRQGIRDAGFAAATAIQEAALPLALKGKDVAGQSQTGTGKTAAFLIAAFTRCLRHPAPPRSGPTAPRVLIIAPTRELVVQIRADATLLGAHTGLRILAVYGGVDYAKQRDELGEACDVLVGTPGRLIDYLKQHVWSPARVEVLVIDEADRMFDMGFIADLRFILRKLPRPEKRQSFLFSATLSFRVMELTWEFMNNPTQITITPQQKTAENAEQVLYHVGREEKFSLLLGLLKREGGSRILMFANTREEARRLEDRLGRNGWQARALTGDVDQKRRLTLLGDFKEGTLPILVATDVASRGLHIEGVSHVINWDLPQDAEDYVHRIGRTARAGAAGKAISLADEAGALELEAIEKFIGEKIRVEWAEDDCYLPEIKPTSEERRRYAEEKRQRLAARGGRDRGGPGRPGGTHVGRPGGSQAGRPGGPSRGPRRGRS